A region from the Carassius carassius chromosome 33, fCarCar2.1, whole genome shotgun sequence genome encodes:
- the c1galt1c1 gene encoding C1GALT1-specific chaperone 1, which translates to MMSESSSFMKGMILGGIFCLVVSFFGTFNSGSHSEGHEHLHHHLKPLSKDELQKLSESQMTDWTLQVRVYCLIMVTPKLLVHWATANDTWSKHCDKSVFYTSESSKALEAMDLQEQDEWARLRKAIKHAYENAGDLRWFFVARPTTFAIIENLKYLVLDKDPSQPFYIGHTEKSGELDYVEYDSGIVLSYESMRRLIEIFKDEDKCPERGHALWKTSEEKQLATCLQYSGVFAENGEDAQGKELFNKKSISTLISDSMGQNPADVVEACCSDMAITFGGMSQSQIQVLMYGVYRLRPYGHDFHDSLTFLPPKDSDND; encoded by the coding sequence ATGATGTCTGAGAGCAGTTCGTTTATGAAAGGCATGATCCTAGGGGGCATATTTTGCCTTGTGGTGTCTTTCTTTGGGACTTTTAATTCAGGATCCCACTCAGAAGGCCATGAGCATCTCCACCATCATCTGAAACCTCTCAGCAAAGATGAGCTACAGAAGTTATCAGAGTCTCAGATGACTGACTGGACCTTGCAGGTTCGAGTGTACTGTCTCATCATGGTCACTCCAAAGCTCTTGGTCCACTGGGCGACAGCCAATGACACTTGGAGCAAGCACTGTGACAAATCTGTGTTCTACACATCCGAATCGTCCAAAGCCCTAGAGGCGATGGACCTACAGGAGCAGGATGAGTGGGCAAGGCTACGCAAGGCCATTAAACACGCCTATGAGAATGCTGGAGACCTGCGCTGGTTCTTCGTGGCCCGGCCCACCACGTTCGCAATTATAGAGAACCTCAAGTATTTGGTGTTGGATAAAGATCCAAGCCAGCCATTTTACATTGGCCACACGGAAAAGTCCGGAGAGCTGGATTACGTGGAGTATGACAGCGGGATTGTGTTGAGCTATGAATCTATGAGGAGGCTGATAGAGATCTTTAAAGATGAGGACAAATGTCCAGAGCGGGGACACGCCTTGTGGAAGACATCTGAAGAAAAGCAGCTCGCCACCTGTCTGCAATACAGCGGGGTGTTCGCCGAAAACGGAGAGGATGCCCAAGGCAAAGAGCTTTTTAACAAGAAGAGCATCAGCACCTTGATTTCCGACAGCATGGGCCAAAACCCAGCCGACGTCGTGGAGGCCTGTTGTTCTGACATGGCCATCACGTTCGGTGGCATGTCTCAGAGCCAGATACAGGTTTTGATGTATGGCGTCTACAGACTCAGGCCATATGGACACGATTTTCATGATTCCTTGACATTTCTGCCTCCTAAAGACTCTGATAATGACTGA
- the cul4b gene encoding cullin-4B, translating into MFPTGLPSPNPPPPAQEPRPAASDVHNDSNVSLTASKKRKTNSSEKEDIDSISSSPKAICNSSSTTSSSSSPLQQQQHIQKKLRFEDPLDLIGLDVKMAEESCNSAESCSKARNVFLSGGVGHHANGLTKSGGSATFSNNKPGAAKKLVIKNFKEKPKLPENYTNETWQKLKEAVEAIQNSTSIKYNLEELYQAVENLCSHKISAKLYKQLRVVCEDHIKAQIDQFREDALDSVLFLKKIDKCWQDHCRQMIMIRSIFLFLDRTYVLQNSMLPSIWDMGLELFRFYIISDLKVQSKTIDGILLLIERERSGEAVDRSLLRSLLSMLSDLQIYQDSFEDRFLEETNRLYAAEGQRLMQEREVPEYLHHVNKRLEEEADRVITYLDQSTQKRLIAKVENQLLGEHLPAILQKGLNNLLDENRIQDLSLLYQLFSRVKGGVQVLLQHWIEYIKAFGSTIVINPEKDKTMVQELLDFKDKVDHIIDVCFMRNEKFVNGMKEAFETYINKRPNKPAELIAKHVDSKLRAGNKEATDEELEKMLDKIMIIFRFIYGKDVFEAFYKKDLAKRLLVGKSASVDAEKSMLSKLKHECGAAFTSKLEGMFKDMELSKDIMVQFKQHMQCQNIPGNIELTVNILTMGYWPTYVPMEVHLPPEMVRFQEIFKTFYLGKHSGRKLQWQSTLGHCVLKAEFKEGKKELQVSLFQTLVLLMFNEAEEFSLEDIKLATGIEDGELRRTLQSLACGKARVLTKTPKSKDVEDGDKFSCNDDFKHKLFRIKINQIQMKETVEEQASTTERVFQDRQYQIDAAIVRIMKMRKTLSHNLLVSEVYNQLKFPVKPADLKKRIESLIDRDYMERDKDNPNQYNYVA; encoded by the exons ATGTTTCCAACAGGTTTACCTTCCCCTAATCCCCCACCGCCAGCCCAAGAGCCCAGACCGGCAGCTTCTGATGTTCACAACGACAGTAACGTTAGCTTAACGGCTTCTAAGAAGAGGAAAACTAACAGCTCCGAGAAGGAAGACATTGATTCAATATCTTCGTCTCCTAAAGCCATTTGTAATTCCTCCTCCACAACGTCCAGCTCTTCCAGTccactgcagcagcagcagcacatccaGAAGAAGTTGAGGTTCGAGGACCCGCTGGATTTGATCGGACTGGATGTGAAGATGGCCGAGGAGTCATGTAACTCTGCAGAATCTTGTTCCAAGGCGAGAAATGTGTTCCTGTCTGGAGGTGTCGGGCATCATGCTAACGGACTGACCAAGTCTGGGGGCTCCGCCACCTTTTCCAACAACAAACCCGGTGCTGCGAAGAAACTTGTTATCAAGAACTTTAAAG AAAAGCCCAAATTACCGGAGAATTACACGAATGAGACCTGGCAGAAGCTGAAGGAGGCAGTAGAGGCCATACAGAACAGCACTTCAATAAAGTACAACCTAGAAGAGCTCTATCAG GCTGTTGAAAATTTGTGCTCCCATAAGATATCTGCCAAGCTCTATAAACAGCTCCGAGTGGTCTGTGAAGACCATATCAAGGCACAGATTGACCAGTTCAGAGA GGATGCCTTAGACAGTGTTCTGTTCCTCAAGAAAATAGACAAATGTTGGCAAGATCACTGCAGACAAATG ATCATGATTAGgagtatatttttgtttttggatcGCACATATGTTTTACAAAATTCAATGCTGCCATCAATCTG GGACATGGGCTTGGAGTTGTTTCGTTTCTATATCATCAGCGACCTGAAGGTGCAGAGTAAGACGATCGATGGGATTCTGCTTCTTATTGAGAGAGAGCGGAGTGGAGAGGCTGTAGACCGCAGTCTTCTGAGGAGTCTTCTGAGCATGCTCTCAGATCTGCAG ATTTATCAGGATTCATTCGAAGATCGCTTTTTGGAGGAGACAAATCGACTTTATGCTGCAGAGGGCCAGAGACTCATGCAAGAAAGAGAG GTGCCAGAGTATCTCCATCATGTCAACAAACGTCTGGAAGAGGAGGCGGATAGAGTCATTACATACCTAGACCAGAGCACACA AAAACGTCTCATTGCCAAAGTAGAAAATCAACTGCTTGGAGAACACCTCCCTGCAATACTTCAGAAAG GTTTGAATAACCTGCTGGATGAGAACCGTATTCAGGATCTGTCTCTACTGTACCAGCTCTTCAGTCGTGTGAAGGGAGGCGTGCAGGTGCTTCTCCAGCACTGGATCGAGTACATCAAG GCCTTTGGAAGCACAATTGTCATCAACCCAGAGAAAGACAAGACAATGGTCCAGGAGCTTTTGGATTTCAAGGATAAAGTCGATCACATCATTGATGTGTGTTTCATGAGGAATGAGAAGTTTGTTAATGGGATGAAGGAGGCCTTTGAGACCTACATCAATAAACGGCCGAACAAACCTGCAGAGCTCATAG CAAAACATGTGGATTCAAAGCTCCGTGCTGGGAACAAAGAAGCGACTGATGAGGAACTCGAGAAAATGTTGGACAAGATAATGATCATCTTCAGGTTCATTTATG GCAAAGATGTTTTTGAGGCCTTCTACAAGAAAGACTTGGCGAAGAGGTTACTAGTGGGAAAGAGTGCCTCTGTAGATGCTGAGAAATCAATGCTGTCAAAACTGAAGCATG AATGTGGCGCTGCATTTACCAGTAAGTTGGAAGGAATGTTCAAAGACATGGAGCTGTCAAAAGATATTATGGTGCAGTTCAAACAG CACATGCAATGCCAAAATATTCCTGGGAACATTGAGTTGACGGTGAACATCCTCACTATGGGTTATTGGCCAACATATGTCCCCATGGAAGTACATCTGCCTCCAGAG ATGGTAAGATTTCAAGAGATTTTCAAAACGTTTTACCTGGGCAAACACAGTGGACGGAAACTACAGTGGCAGTCGACGTTAGGACATTGCGTTTTAAAGGCAGAATTCAAAGag ggcAAAAAAGAGCTGCAGGTTTCCCTGTTTCAGACGTTAGTCCTGCTGATGTTTAATGAAGCAGAGGAGTTCTCTCTGGAGGATATTAAATTGGCTACAGGCATTG AGGACGGTGAGTTGAGGCGGACTCTGCAGTCACTGGCCTGTGGGAAGGCGCGTGTCCTTACCAAAACCCCAAAGAGTAAAGACGTGGAGGATGGAGACAAGTTCTCTTGTAATGATGATTTCAAACACAAACTCTTCAGGATTAAAATCAACCAGATCCAGATGAAAGAAACG GTGGAGGAGCAAGCCAGCACTACAGAGAGAGTCTTCCAGGATCGTCAGTACCAAATCGATGCTGCAATTGTTCGAATCATGAAGATGAGGAAAACTCTCAGCCATAATCTTCTGGTGTCTGAGGTGTACAACCAACTTAAATTCCCAGTCAAG CCTGCTGATCTGAAGAAGAGGATAGAGTCACTTATTGACAGGGACTACATGGAAAGGGATAAGGACAATCCCAATCAATACAACTATGTggcttag
- the atp1b4 gene encoding protein ATP1B4 isoform X1 — protein sequence MEVEQEGLVEHQPLEQDDLNFEKWKPKPKPKRTLHEKIDDLKTYLWNAETKEFMGRSGKSWSLILLFYSALYIFLAAMFAGGMCCLMWSISPYAPTYNDRVMPPGMTMFPHVDVAHGFDIAFNASDRSSWRKYAKALEAHLKPYDDGVQDRRNIKCEGNTYFKQEDLEESAERKACQFKRSWLGECSGLKDRDFGYSKGKPCILVKMNRILGYLPGQGTPVNVTCGVKKGSTEGLGEVQFFPENIFNLRYYPYYGKLRHVNYSSPLVAVRFPSVQYDTQLHVQCKLNGKGIINDSPTDRFLGSVSFTLEVGA from the exons ATGGAAGTGGAACAGGAAGGACTGGTAGAACATCAGCCTCTGGAGCAGGATGACCTTAACTTTGAGAAATGGAAGCCCAAGCCAAAGCCCAAGAGGACGCTGCATGAGAAAATCGACGACTTAAAGACTTACCTGTGGAACGCAGAGACAAAGGAGTTTATGGGCCGCTCGGGGAAGAGCTGGA gcCTTATTCTGCTCTTTTACTCAGCATTATACATTTTCCTTGCGGCCATGTTTGCTGGTGGTATGTGCTGCCTGATGTGGTCGATTAGTCCATATGCTCCCACCTACAATGACAGAGTGATGCCACCAG GCATGACTATGTTTCCTCATGTAGATGTAGCTCATGGGTTTGACATTGCTTTCAATGCCTCTGACCGAAGCTCGTGGAGGAAGTATGCGAAAGCACTGGAAGCCCATCTGAAAC CCTATGACGATGGAGTGCAGGATAGGCGGAACATTAAATGTGAGGGAAATACGTATTTCAAGCAAGAAGACTTGGAGGAGAGTGCCGAGCGCAAGGCATGTCAGTTTAAGAGGTCCTGGCTGGGTGAATGCTCCGGCCTGAAGGACAGGGATTTCGGCTACTCAAAGGGAAAACCCTGCATCCTTGTCAAAATGAATCGG ATTCTCGGGTATCTGCCTGGTCAAGGCACTCCAGTAAATGTTACATGTGGAGTAAAG AAAGGGTCAACTGAAGGCCTCGGAGAAGTCCAGTTTTTTCCGGAAAATATCTTCAACTTGCGGTACTATCCCTATTATGGGAAACTGAGACAT GTGAACTACTCTTCCCCGCTGGTGGCTGTGCGCTTTCCTAGTGTCCAGTATGACACCCAACTACATGTTCAATGCAAACTAAATGGCAAGGGCATCATCAACGATTCACCAACTGACCGTTTCCTGGGTAGTGTGTCTTTCACTTTAGAAGTGGGTGCGTAG
- the atp1b4 gene encoding protein ATP1B4 isoform X2, protein MERDCTAGGAEELLLEDTVSKLRAGSLHKHELAEAMEVEQEGLVEHQPLEQDDLNFEKWKPKPKPKRTLHEKIDDLKTYLWNAETKEFMGRSGKSWSLILLFYSALYIFLAAMFAGGMCCLMWSISPYAPTYNDRVMPPGMTMFPHVDVAHGFDIAFNASDRSSWRKYAKALEAHLKPYDDGVQDRRNIKCEGNTYFKQEDLEESAERKACQFKRSWLGECSGLKDRDFGYSKGKPCILVKMNRILGYLPGQGTPVNVTCGVKKGSTEGLGEVQFFPENIFNLRYYPYYGKLRHVNYSSPLVAVRFPSVQYDTQLHVQCKLNGKGIINDSPTDRFLGSVSFTLEVGA, encoded by the exons CGTGCAGGATCACTTCACAAACACGAACTAGCTGAGGCCATGGAAGTGGAACAGGAAGGACTGGTAGAACATCAGCCTCTGGAGCAGGATGACCTTAACTTTGAGAAATGGAAGCCCAAGCCAAAGCCCAAGAGGACGCTGCATGAGAAAATCGACGACTTAAAGACTTACCTGTGGAACGCAGAGACAAAGGAGTTTATGGGCCGCTCGGGGAAGAGCTGGA gcCTTATTCTGCTCTTTTACTCAGCATTATACATTTTCCTTGCGGCCATGTTTGCTGGTGGTATGTGCTGCCTGATGTGGTCGATTAGTCCATATGCTCCCACCTACAATGACAGAGTGATGCCACCAG GCATGACTATGTTTCCTCATGTAGATGTAGCTCATGGGTTTGACATTGCTTTCAATGCCTCTGACCGAAGCTCGTGGAGGAAGTATGCGAAAGCACTGGAAGCCCATCTGAAAC CCTATGACGATGGAGTGCAGGATAGGCGGAACATTAAATGTGAGGGAAATACGTATTTCAAGCAAGAAGACTTGGAGGAGAGTGCCGAGCGCAAGGCATGTCAGTTTAAGAGGTCCTGGCTGGGTGAATGCTCCGGCCTGAAGGACAGGGATTTCGGCTACTCAAAGGGAAAACCCTGCATCCTTGTCAAAATGAATCGG ATTCTCGGGTATCTGCCTGGTCAAGGCACTCCAGTAAATGTTACATGTGGAGTAAAG AAAGGGTCAACTGAAGGCCTCGGAGAAGTCCAGTTTTTTCCGGAAAATATCTTCAACTTGCGGTACTATCCCTATTATGGGAAACTGAGACAT GTGAACTACTCTTCCCCGCTGGTGGCTGTGCGCTTTCCTAGTGTCCAGTATGACACCCAACTACATGTTCAATGCAAACTAAATGGCAAGGGCATCATCAACGATTCACCAACTGACCGTTTCCTGGGTAGTGTGTCTTTCACTTTAGAAGTGGGTGCGTAG
- the mcts1 gene encoding malignant T-cell-amplified sequence 1 yields the protein MFKKFDEKENVSNCIQLKTSVIKGIKNQLLDQFPNIDDWLNQIMPKKDPVKIVRCHEHIEILTVNGELLFFRQREGPFYPTLRLLHKYPFILPHQQVDKGAIKFVLSGANIMCPGLTSPGAKLYPAATDTVVAIMAEGKQHALCVGVMKMSADDIGKVNKGIGIENVHYLNDGLWHMKTYK from the exons ATGTTTAAAAA ATTTGATGAAAAGGAAAATGTTTCAAACTGTATTCAACTGAAGACATCTGTTATTAAGGGTATAAAGAATCAGCTGTTAGATCAGTTTCCCAACATCGATGATTGGCTCAACCAGATAATGCCCAAAAAGGACCctgtcaaaattgtgagatg TCATGAGCATATTGAAATTCTTACGGTAAACGGAGAGCTACTCTTCTTCAGACAGAGAGAAGGACCCTTCTATCCCACCCTCAGACTTCTACACAAAT ATCCCTTCATTCTGCCACACCAACAAGTAGATAAAGGAGCCATCAAATTTGTTCTGAGTGGAGCTAATATCATGTGCCCAGGCCTCACATCACCAGGAGCCAAACTCTACCCTGCTGCAACAGACACAGTAGTC GCCATAATGGCAGAAGGGAAGCAGCACGCGCTTTGTGTGGGAGTCATGAAGATGTCTGCAGATGACAT AGGGAAAGTAAACAAGGGAATTGGAATCGAGAACGTTCACTATCTGAATGATGGACTTTGGCATATGAAGACGTATAAGTAA
- the lamp2 gene encoding lysosome-associated membrane glycoprotein 2 isoform X2 yields MAVRGCVTLLFILLSGIVHADDLVTSSIPSPTTSKHTSAVTTAFATTHHNTTNSTTEPPTTPHHNTTNSTTEAPTTPHHNTTNSTTEAPTTAQTNATTAPTPPPTSSPVPNPTVGNYNVKSDNVTFCLLAKMGLQFSFKISENASFQTLNLDPSPNVTEVNGTCGSGGSDSSLVLKSEEITVHLVFTNVSQKFRLHALMLSVNLANGNVFNASNNNLSLWEASVGSSYMCNKEQSYNITDKLTINTFELQVQPFAVQNNKFNTAEECFLDSDLSFLVPIAVGVALSFLIILVLISYLIGRRKSHTGYQSV; encoded by the exons ATGGCTGTCCGCGGTTGTGTGACCCTGCTCTTTATTCTACTGAGCG GTATTGTGCATGCTGATGATCTGGTGACTTCATCAATACCTTCTCCAACCACCTCCAAACACACTTCAGCTGTGACTACGGCATTTGCAACCACACATCACAACACAACTAATTCAACTACAGAGCCTCCAACTACTCCACATCACAACACCACAAATTCCACCACGGAAGCGCCAACTACTCCACATCACAACACCACAAATTCCACCACAGAAGCACCAACTACCGCACAAACTAATGCTACTACAGCCCCAACTCCTCCTCCGACATCATCTCCTGTCCCCAACCCAACTGTTGGAAACTACAATGTCAAGTCAGACAATGTCACATTCTGTCTTTTGGCAAAGATGGGTCTTCAGTTCAGTTTCAAAATAAGTGAG AATGCCAGCTTCCAGACTCTTAATCTTGACCCGAGTCCTAATGTAACAGAAGTGAATGGAACCTGTGGAAGTGGTGGCAGTGACTCTTCCCTTGTGCTGAAGTCAGAAGAAATCACAGTTCATTTGGTCTTCACAAAT GTTTCACAGAAGTTCCGTCTACATGCTTTGATGCTCTCTGTTAATCTTGCAAATG GAAATGTGTTCAATGCCTCCAATAATAATTTGTCTCTATGGGAGGCATCTGTCGGAAGCTCCTACATGTGCAACAAAGAGCAGAGTTACAACATCACTGACAAGCTTACCATCAACACGTTCGAGCTACAGGTGCAGCCCTTCGCAGTCCAGAACAACAAATTTAACACAG CGGAGGAATGCTTTCTGGATTCTGATTTGAGTTTTCTTGTACCCATTGCTGTGGGCGTGGCTCTCAGCTTCCTTATCATCCTAGTGCTTATCTCTTACCTGATTGGCCGGCGGAAGAGTCACACTGGTTACCAGTCCGTATAA
- the lamp2 gene encoding lysosome-associated membrane glycoprotein 2 isoform X1: MAVRGCVTLLFILLSGIVHADDLVTSSIPSPTTSKHTSAVTTAFATTHHNTTNSTTEPPTTPHHNTTNSTTEAPTTPHHNTTNSTTEAPTTAQTNATTAPTPPPTSSPVPNPTVGNYNVKSDNVTFCLLAKMGLQFSFKISENASFQTLNLDPSPNVTEVNGTCGSGGSDSSLVLKSEEITVHLVFTNVSQKFRLHALMLSVNLANGNVFNASNNNLSLWEASVGSSYMCNKEQSYNITDKLTINTFELQVQPFAVQNNKFNTAEDCVADEPDNFIVPIAVGVALAVLIIIVLLAYVIGRKRSQTSGYEQFDS, encoded by the exons ATGGCTGTCCGCGGTTGTGTGACCCTGCTCTTTATTCTACTGAGCG GTATTGTGCATGCTGATGATCTGGTGACTTCATCAATACCTTCTCCAACCACCTCCAAACACACTTCAGCTGTGACTACGGCATTTGCAACCACACATCACAACACAACTAATTCAACTACAGAGCCTCCAACTACTCCACATCACAACACCACAAATTCCACCACGGAAGCGCCAACTACTCCACATCACAACACCACAAATTCCACCACAGAAGCACCAACTACCGCACAAACTAATGCTACTACAGCCCCAACTCCTCCTCCGACATCATCTCCTGTCCCCAACCCAACTGTTGGAAACTACAATGTCAAGTCAGACAATGTCACATTCTGTCTTTTGGCAAAGATGGGTCTTCAGTTCAGTTTCAAAATAAGTGAG AATGCCAGCTTCCAGACTCTTAATCTTGACCCGAGTCCTAATGTAACAGAAGTGAATGGAACCTGTGGAAGTGGTGGCAGTGACTCTTCCCTTGTGCTGAAGTCAGAAGAAATCACAGTTCATTTGGTCTTCACAAAT GTTTCACAGAAGTTCCGTCTACATGCTTTGATGCTCTCTGTTAATCTTGCAAATG GAAATGTGTTCAATGCCTCCAATAATAATTTGTCTCTATGGGAGGCATCTGTCGGAAGCTCCTACATGTGCAACAAAGAGCAGAGTTACAACATCACTGACAAGCTTACCATCAACACGTTCGAGCTACAGGTGCAGCCCTTCGCAGTCCAGAACAACAAATTTAACACAG cTGAGGATTGCGTCGCAGATGAGCCTGATAACTTCATTGTTCCTATAGCGGTGGGAGTTGCCCTGGCTGTCCTCATTATTATTGTCTTACTGGCCTATGTGATCGGAAGAAAGAGAAGTCAGACCTCTGGCTATGAGCAATTTGATTCGTAA
- the lamp2 gene encoding lysosome-associated membrane glycoprotein 2 isoform X3 — translation MAVRGCVTLLFILLSGIVHADDLVTSSIPSPTTSKHTSAVTTAFATTHHNTTNSTTEPPTTPHHNTTNSTTEAPTTPHHNTTNSTTEAPTTAQTNATTAPTPPPTSSPVPNPTVGNYNVKSDNVTFCLLAKMGLQFSFKISENASFQTLNLDPSPNVTEVNGTCGSGGSDSSLVLKSEEITVHLVFTNVSQKFRLHALMLSVNLANGNVFNASNNNLSLWEASVGSSYMCNKEQSYNITDKLTINTFELQVQPFAVQNNKFNTAHECSMDDTSLLIPIIVGAALAGLIFIVVIAYVIGRQRTYVGYQTL, via the exons ATGGCTGTCCGCGGTTGTGTGACCCTGCTCTTTATTCTACTGAGCG GTATTGTGCATGCTGATGATCTGGTGACTTCATCAATACCTTCTCCAACCACCTCCAAACACACTTCAGCTGTGACTACGGCATTTGCAACCACACATCACAACACAACTAATTCAACTACAGAGCCTCCAACTACTCCACATCACAACACCACAAATTCCACCACGGAAGCGCCAACTACTCCACATCACAACACCACAAATTCCACCACAGAAGCACCAACTACCGCACAAACTAATGCTACTACAGCCCCAACTCCTCCTCCGACATCATCTCCTGTCCCCAACCCAACTGTTGGAAACTACAATGTCAAGTCAGACAATGTCACATTCTGTCTTTTGGCAAAGATGGGTCTTCAGTTCAGTTTCAAAATAAGTGAG AATGCCAGCTTCCAGACTCTTAATCTTGACCCGAGTCCTAATGTAACAGAAGTGAATGGAACCTGTGGAAGTGGTGGCAGTGACTCTTCCCTTGTGCTGAAGTCAGAAGAAATCACAGTTCATTTGGTCTTCACAAAT GTTTCACAGAAGTTCCGTCTACATGCTTTGATGCTCTCTGTTAATCTTGCAAATG GAAATGTGTTCAATGCCTCCAATAATAATTTGTCTCTATGGGAGGCATCTGTCGGAAGCTCCTACATGTGCAACAAAGAGCAGAGTTACAACATCACTGACAAGCTTACCATCAACACGTTCGAGCTACAGGTGCAGCCCTTCGCAGTCCAGAACAACAAATTTAACACAG CTCATGAATGTTCAATGGATGACACCAGCCTCTTAATCCCAATCATTGTTGGTGCCGCTCTGGCTGGTTTGATTTTCATTGTTGTGATTGCATACGTGATTGGTCGACAAAGGACCTATGTTGGATATCAAACACTGTAA